CGTGCTCGGCGCCTTCCATCCGGTGATTGTCGACAATGTTCGCCGGCTGAAAGATATATCCGGCCTTGACGAGATTTCCTTCCACATGTCCGGCACCGAGGCCGTCATGCAGGCAGTGCGGCTGGCGCGTTATCACACGCGCCGCTCGCACCTCGTGCGTCTTTGCGGCGCCTATCACGGGTGGTGGGGCGACGTGCAGCCGGGGATTGGCAATCCCATTCCCGCGCACGAGACTTACACCCTGAGCGACATGTCCGAAAAGACGCTGCATGTGCTCCGTACCCGCAAGGACATTGCCTGCGTGCTGGTGAACCCGCTGCAATCGCTGCATCCCAATGCCAATGCGCCGAGCGATACGTCGCTGGTGGACAGCTCCCGCCGCGCCCATTTCGACCGGTCCGCCTATGCGGACTGGCTGAAGCAACTCCGTAAAATTTGCACCGAGCGCGGCATCGTACTCATCTTTGATGAAGTTTTTCTCGGCTTCCGCATCGCCCGCGGCGGCGCACAGGAATACTTTGGCGTAGAAGCCGACATGGTCACCTATGGCAAGACGCTTGGCGGCGGCCTTCCGGTCGGCGTCGTCTGCGGCCGCAAGGAGCTGATGAAGCGCTACCGTGATGATAGGCCTGCCGACATCTGCTTCGCCCGCGGCACGTTCAATTCCCACCCTTATGTGATGGGAGCCATGAACGAATTTCTGATGCGGCTTGATGAAGCGCCCCTCGCAAATATCTATGACGGCCTTGACCAGCTCTGGAACCTGCGGGCAGAGATCCTCAACACGCGCCTGAAACAAGCCGATCTGCCGCTGCAGGTGGCAAACCTGTCGTCGATCTGGACGGTTCTTTATACCCAGCCTTCGCGTTACAACTGGATGCTTCAGTTTTATCTGCGGGCCCATGGATTGGCGCTGAGCTGGATCGGAACCGGCCGTTTCATCTTCAGCCTGAATTACACCGATCAGGATTTCACCGAAGTCGTGAACCGCTTTGTCGCGGCGGCCACCGAGATGAAGCAGGACGGCTGGTGGTGGACAGACGGGACCACCACCAACAAATCGATCAGGCGTTCATTGCTGAAGGAAATGCTCAAGCATCGCTTTCAGGTGTTCTGAGTCTTCAGCACCGGTTCAACATCGCCATCTTCGATATCTTCGTCCGGCCGATGAATGCCATGACCGGGATCGATCAGCTCACCGCGAAGCAGCGCCAGAGGCGCCTTGTAGTAGAGCTTCACGTCATGGAATGGGTCGGTGAGGATTTTCGTCGCCCAGACAAGACCAGTCTGCACATCCTTGATGAAGAATAACTGGATGGTGCGCGCCAGCAAGCCACCGAGGCCGATCGCCAGCCAGATCTTGGCCGTCTGCCGGATAAAATCGGATACGCCATGATACGGCTCGAAGATGCCGAACAGCGTTGGATCGATCAACAGCACCAACGGTGACAAGGCCCAGAGACTCATCAGCACGACCTTGCGCTGCAGATTGTAGCCGACCTTGATCTCTTCCTTGTATTCGTGCGTCGCCTGATTGTTATGATCGTAACCGCGCGGCTCGAAGAAGAAGTGACCGGCCTGACGCGACGTCATCGAAACCAGCCAGCCGACCAATGCGGAAATCACCGGGTCGAAAAACAGCATCACGTACGCGCCGAGAA
The genomic region above belongs to Pseudorhodoplanes sinuspersici and contains:
- a CDS encoding aminotransferase class III-fold pyridoxal phosphate-dependent enzyme — its product is MDSSYTAFALYALGAIALTVLLIKFKARLDLSRAKHRSIEGHARMSRRLARLLPFYEYDDSRFFRADDAPAEIESHRRLAFGRLTELYKTRFAKTASLTAEAATGISDMQFTARYRVPFQFSRLVRENLKGGSLLTSSSGVTVTDLDGNSLYDLTGSYGVNVFGYDFYKDCIAKGEERVKSLGPVLGAFHPVIVDNVRRLKDISGLDEISFHMSGTEAVMQAVRLARYHTRRSHLVRLCGAYHGWWGDVQPGIGNPIPAHETYTLSDMSEKTLHVLRTRKDIACVLVNPLQSLHPNANAPSDTSLVDSSRRAHFDRSAYADWLKQLRKICTERGIVLIFDEVFLGFRIARGGAQEYFGVEADMVTYGKTLGGGLPVGVVCGRKELMKRYRDDRPADICFARGTFNSHPYVMGAMNEFLMRLDEAPLANIYDGLDQLWNLRAEILNTRLKQADLPLQVANLSSIWTVLYTQPSRYNWMLQFYLRAHGLALSWIGTGRFIFSLNYTDQDFTEVVNRFVAAATEMKQDGWWWTDGTTTNKSIRRSLLKEMLKHRFQVF